The following proteins come from a genomic window of Streptomyces sp. NBC_00539:
- a CDS encoding PucR family transcriptional regulator, protein MDNQGGITVQRALELPGLRSGLPEVVACADRLGRTVRWVHAGEVPNIASLLKGGELLLTTGLGLGTRPAEQRAFVRRLADRGIAALVVELGPRFTRLPATIVETARAAGLPLVQLHREVPFVTVTEEVHTEIVNGHYALLQRAEEVHRRCTEALLGGGGIPQVLRIVADFAANPVFLETPDGQLLYAAGPAGGDAAADPLQVWEGLRGQREAEPSANTVVIDVPGGGHGTGSVRARVVLLGVSSPLLPVHRMAAERTAGVLAVVLMQARQEDELAARGRGDFLTDLAEGRISAEDAPAQARVLGFKPGAGPLLPVVMRLSSDLGPSGNWAVLARAVLEELSAVGVPVLLGVRPVEGRVPLLVSLRSESERTTVADRVAAALRAGVERAGLDRAGAPPAVVVGVSGSWAAASAGLRHAAETATAAHGLPARPWYDARRLDIDLLLWRLREHPDLAAFVDRAIGALRVHDAASRPPLLPTLETYLAHAGRKAETARELHLNRQTLYNRLARISELLGTDLDDPETVLSLSLALRARRHVPSPTPS, encoded by the coding sequence ATGGACAATCAGGGCGGCATCACGGTTCAGCGGGCGCTGGAACTGCCGGGACTGCGCAGCGGGCTGCCGGAGGTGGTGGCCTGCGCCGACCGCCTGGGCCGCACGGTGCGCTGGGTGCACGCGGGCGAGGTGCCCAACATCGCGTCGCTGCTCAAGGGCGGGGAACTGCTGCTGACCACCGGGCTGGGTCTGGGCACCCGCCCCGCCGAACAGCGGGCCTTCGTACGGCGGCTCGCCGACCGGGGGATCGCCGCGCTCGTCGTCGAGCTCGGGCCCCGCTTCACCCGGCTGCCCGCGACCATCGTCGAGACCGCCCGCGCCGCCGGGCTGCCGCTCGTCCAGCTGCACCGTGAAGTCCCCTTCGTCACGGTCACGGAGGAGGTCCACACCGAGATCGTCAACGGTCACTACGCGCTGCTCCAGCGCGCCGAGGAAGTCCACCGGCGGTGCACGGAGGCGCTGCTGGGCGGTGGCGGGATCCCGCAGGTGCTGCGCATCGTGGCCGACTTCGCGGCGAACCCGGTCTTCCTGGAGACCCCCGACGGGCAGCTGCTGTACGCGGCCGGTCCCGCGGGCGGCGACGCCGCGGCGGACCCGCTCCAGGTGTGGGAGGGCCTGCGGGGCCAGCGGGAGGCCGAGCCGTCCGCCAACACCGTGGTCATCGATGTCCCGGGCGGCGGCCACGGCACGGGCTCGGTCCGCGCGCGGGTCGTCCTGCTGGGCGTCTCGTCGCCGCTGCTGCCGGTGCACCGGATGGCGGCGGAGCGGACGGCGGGCGTGCTGGCGGTGGTGCTGATGCAGGCCCGCCAGGAGGACGAGCTGGCCGCGCGCGGCCGGGGCGACTTCCTCACGGACCTGGCCGAGGGGCGCATCTCGGCGGAGGACGCCCCGGCGCAGGCGCGCGTCCTCGGCTTCAAGCCCGGGGCGGGGCCGCTCCTGCCGGTGGTCATGCGGCTGTCCTCCGACCTGGGCCCGTCGGGGAACTGGGCGGTGCTGGCCCGGGCGGTGCTGGAGGAACTGAGCGCGGTGGGCGTCCCGGTCCTCCTGGGGGTCCGCCCGGTGGAGGGGAGGGTCCCCCTCCTGGTCTCCCTCCGCTCGGAATCGGAGCGCACGACGGTGGCGGACCGGGTGGCGGCCGCGCTGCGGGCGGGGGTGGAACGTGCGGGCCTGGACCGGGCGGGGGCGCCGCCGGCGGTGGTCGTCGGCGTCTCCGGCAGCTGGGCGGCGGCCTCGGCGGGCCTGCGCCACGCGGCGGAGACGGCGACGGCGGCCCATGGTCTGCCGGCCCGGCCCTGGTACGACGCGCGCCGCCTGGACATCGACCTGCTGCTGTGGCGGCTGCGTGAGCACCCCGACCTGGCGGCGTTCGTGGACCGCGCGATCGGGGCGCTGCGCGTACACGACGCCGCGTCCCGTCCGCCTCTGCTGCCCACGCTGGAGACGTACCTGGCCCACGCGGGCCGCAAGGCGGAGACGGCCCGTGAGCTCCACCTGAACCGCCAGACGCTGTACAACCGCCTGGCCCGCATCTCGGAGCTCCTGGGCACGGACCTGGACGACCCCGAAACGGTCCTCTCCCTCAGCCTCGCCCTGCGCGCCCGCCGCCACGTCCCGAGCCCTACCCCTTCTTGA
- a CDS encoding FAD-binding oxidoreductase, with protein MAPFSKAADALAALREDLAGEVFAPGDPGYDGARTVFNAMIDRRPAVIARCESVSDVVTAVRFARDLDLHVAVRGGGHSVAGMSVNDGGLVIDLRRMHEVTVHPAAKAVRVEGGATMSHLDRACQPYGLATTGGRASTTGVGGFVLGGGTGWLDRKFGLAVDNLLGAELVTADGSVVEATADENPELFWALHGGGGNFGVATSLTLRLHDLPAMSIAFLLYLPEHGPDVIRAFREVVEAGPPEVSGASLYLTGPPEEFVPPHLVGKLMAGALVTYAGPEDEVRKLAGPLLAIPHEVEMVTGIPYADLQCMLDDPPDMRNYWSAEYLTGLPDEFVDLFCARGEAMPVPTGTQHLVMPQGGAIAAGPRQWPVPYRDAPWVVHPFGIWEDPADDERCRQWVKDVRADARPWSTGAVYLNFTGDEGAERVAAGLGAENLARLGTVKRRYDPDNVFRFNHNVKPL; from the coding sequence ATGGCACCCTTCTCCAAGGCGGCCGACGCACTCGCCGCGCTCCGTGAGGACCTGGCCGGTGAGGTCTTCGCACCCGGTGACCCGGGTTACGACGGGGCCCGCACCGTCTTCAACGCGATGATCGACCGCAGGCCGGCCGTCATCGCCCGGTGCGAGAGCGTCTCCGACGTCGTCACCGCCGTGCGTTTCGCGCGGGACCTGGACCTGCACGTCGCGGTGCGCGGCGGCGGCCACAGCGTCGCCGGGATGTCCGTCAACGACGGCGGCTTGGTCATCGACCTGCGCCGGATGCACGAGGTGACCGTCCATCCGGCGGCGAAGGCCGTCCGGGTCGAGGGCGGGGCCACGATGAGCCACCTGGACCGTGCCTGCCAGCCGTACGGTTTGGCGACCACCGGCGGCCGGGCCTCCACGACGGGTGTGGGCGGCTTCGTCCTCGGCGGCGGAACCGGCTGGCTGGACCGCAAGTTCGGGCTGGCCGTGGACAACCTGCTGGGCGCGGAACTGGTCACCGCGGACGGCAGCGTGGTGGAGGCCACCGCCGACGAGAACCCGGAACTGTTCTGGGCCCTGCACGGCGGCGGCGGCAACTTCGGCGTGGCCACCTCGCTGACCCTGCGCCTGCACGACCTGCCGGCCATGTCCATCGCGTTCCTGCTCTACCTCCCCGAGCACGGACCCGACGTGATCCGTGCGTTCCGGGAGGTCGTGGAAGCCGGACCGCCCGAGGTGAGCGGCGCCTCGCTCTACCTGACCGGGCCGCCCGAGGAGTTCGTCCCGCCCCACCTGGTGGGGAAGCTGATGGCGGGCGCGCTGGTGACCTACGCCGGTCCCGAGGACGAGGTCCGCAAGCTCGCGGGGCCGCTCCTGGCGATCCCCCACGAGGTGGAGATGGTGACGGGCATCCCCTACGCCGATCTCCAATGCATGCTCGACGACCCTCCCGACATGCGGAACTACTGGTCCGCCGAGTACCTGACCGGGCTGCCGGACGAGTTCGTGGACCTCTTCTGCGCCCGGGGCGAGGCCATGCCGGTACCCACGGGCACCCAGCACCTGGTCATGCCCCAGGGCGGCGCGATCGCGGCCGGTCCCCGGCAGTGGCCGGTGCCGTACCGCGACGCGCCCTGGGTGGTGCACCCCTTCGGCATCTGGGAGGACCCGGCGGACGACGAGCGGTGCCGGCAGTGGGTCAAGGACGTCCGCGCCGACGCCCGGCCGTGGAGCACCGGCGCGGTGTACCTGAACTTCACCGGCGACGAGGGGGCCGAGCGGGTGGCCGCGGGGCTCGGCGCCGAGAACCTGGCGCGGCTGGGCACGGTCAAGCGCCGGTACGACCCGGACAACGTGTTCCGCTTCAACCACAACGTCAAGCCGCTGTGA
- a CDS encoding flavin monoamine oxidase family protein produces MARTPQMHALRRLAAEHAAARRLGLPVDEVRGLGRRELLGRAAALGLGTVLASSAGASAAESAPAPKPPVAPARVAVVGAGISGLTAALTLKDAGVGCTLYEANPSRVGGRMYSQRTHWAYGQTSEIGGELIDTSHKKILELCRRFNLPVEDFLGGGPNGAEEVLWFNGAYYPRSQADEDFKAVYQALHRDLQDAGEVSWNSTTPAGTALDEMTLYEWIETRVPGGHGSRLGSFIDVAYNVEYGADTDRQSALALVLLMGYQPNPGNFNVWGLSNERYHVVGGNDRLPNAIAQALPAGSLVMGRELTAVRVSADGTQTLAFNDSGSVRTVVADHTVLCLPLPILQRIDLSGAGFDPLMKNLLRDARMGYCTKLNMQFTSRPWRGTGPWPGVSAGDCFTDSPVQQVWDTTKVQPGTGGILLQYGGGSLAGALTPGSPFATETDPYVGDLARRVLTGVDAFFPGTKAAWNGRAQLSAWHKNPYSLGAYSYWPTGYLHRYAKYEGTAQGRIHIGGEHCSYDFQGFMEGGATEGERAAREVIAALT; encoded by the coding sequence ATGGCACGTACGCCCCAGATGCACGCGCTCCGCCGGCTCGCCGCCGAACACGCCGCGGCCCGCCGCCTCGGCCTGCCCGTCGACGAGGTCCGCGGCCTCGGCCGCCGCGAACTGCTCGGCCGCGCCGCCGCCCTCGGTCTCGGGACCGTCCTCGCCTCCTCCGCCGGCGCCTCCGCCGCCGAGTCCGCCCCCGCCCCCAAGCCGCCCGTCGCACCCGCCCGCGTCGCCGTCGTCGGAGCCGGGATATCGGGACTGACCGCCGCGCTCACCCTCAAGGACGCGGGCGTCGGCTGCACGCTCTACGAAGCCAACCCCAGCCGGGTCGGCGGCCGCATGTACAGCCAGCGCACGCACTGGGCGTACGGCCAGACCTCCGAGATCGGCGGCGAACTGATCGACACCAGCCACAAGAAGATCCTGGAGCTGTGCCGGCGCTTCAACCTCCCCGTCGAGGACTTCCTGGGCGGCGGACCGAACGGTGCCGAGGAAGTCCTCTGGTTCAACGGCGCCTACTACCCCCGCAGCCAGGCGGACGAGGACTTCAAGGCCGTCTACCAGGCGCTGCACCGCGATCTCCAGGACGCCGGCGAGGTCTCCTGGAACTCCACCACCCCCGCCGGCACCGCCCTCGACGAGATGACCCTGTACGAGTGGATCGAGACCCGCGTCCCCGGCGGCCACGGCTCGCGGCTCGGCAGCTTCATCGACGTCGCCTACAACGTCGAGTACGGGGCCGACACCGACCGGCAGTCCGCCCTCGCCCTGGTCCTGCTGATGGGCTACCAACCCAACCCCGGCAACTTCAACGTCTGGGGCCTGTCCAACGAGCGCTACCACGTCGTCGGCGGCAACGACCGGCTCCCCAACGCCATCGCCCAGGCCCTCCCGGCCGGTTCGCTGGTGATGGGCCGCGAGCTGACCGCCGTGCGCGTCTCCGCCGACGGCACCCAGACCCTGGCCTTCAACGACTCGGGATCGGTGCGCACCGTCGTCGCCGACCACACCGTCCTGTGCCTGCCCCTGCCGATCCTCCAGCGGATCGACCTGTCGGGGGCCGGCTTCGACCCGCTGATGAAGAACCTGCTGCGCGACGCCCGCATGGGCTACTGCACCAAGCTCAACATGCAGTTCACCTCCCGGCCCTGGCGCGGCACCGGCCCCTGGCCGGGCGTCTCGGCCGGCGACTGCTTCACCGACTCGCCGGTCCAGCAGGTCTGGGACACCACCAAGGTCCAGCCGGGCACGGGCGGCATCCTGCTCCAGTACGGCGGCGGCAGCCTCGCCGGGGCGCTCACCCCCGGCTCGCCCTTCGCCACCGAGACCGACCCCTACGTGGGCGACCTCGCGCGCCGGGTCCTCACGGGCGTCGACGCCTTCTTCCCCGGCACCAAGGCCGCGTGGAACGGGCGGGCCCAGCTTTCGGCCTGGCACAAGAACCCGTACTCGCTGGGCGCGTACTCGTACTGGCCCACCGGCTACCTGCACCGGTACGCCAAGTACGAGGGCACCGCCCAGGGCCGGATCCACATCGGCGGCGAGCACTGCAGCTACGACTTCCAGGGGTTCATGGAAGGCGGCGCCACCGAGGGCGAGCGGGCGGCGCGGGAGGTGATCGCCGCCCTGACGTGA
- a CDS encoding APC family permease, which translates to MSTDVTGTPPTATGAPQVQRLKANSVGLVGVVFMAVATAAPITAMTGNLPIAVGFGNGVGAPAGYLFATAVLTVFAVGYVAMAKRITAAGAFYGYISHGLGRIAGMASGMLAVLAYIVFEASIVGVFSYFAKTTVHDQLGVDLPWVLYAAAMLAVTAVLAHFDINLTAKALGVMLVAEIAVLFAVATAVLIAGGGPDGIPVEPVNPKNAFTGASAGLGLFFAFWSWVGFESTAMYGEESRDPKRVIPKATLISVVGVGLFYIYVSWMTIAGNGLAESVELSASANPLDLFFAPTETFIGGWAVNAFQWLLLTGSFACGMAFHQCAARYLYAIGREGFLHPALGRTHVKHGSPYVSSVVQTAIATALVALFWLTGQDPYIHLYTLLAILGTMAILIVQTLCSFAVIGYFRKNHPEDRHWFKTFTAPLIGGIAMAAVVVLLVVNMETAAGLAADSFFFTLIPWIVGVVFFGGLGLGLWLKLKAPERYEIIGRVVLEDAAERAEEPVPSAASTLR; encoded by the coding sequence ATGAGCACAGACGTCACCGGCACCCCGCCCACGGCGACCGGAGCACCCCAGGTCCAGCGACTCAAGGCCAATTCCGTCGGCCTGGTCGGGGTGGTCTTCATGGCGGTCGCCACCGCCGCGCCGATCACCGCGATGACCGGCAACCTCCCCATCGCGGTCGGTTTCGGCAACGGCGTCGGAGCCCCCGCCGGCTACCTCTTCGCGACCGCCGTGCTCACCGTCTTCGCCGTCGGCTACGTCGCCATGGCCAAGCGGATCACCGCCGCCGGCGCGTTCTACGGGTACATCTCGCACGGTCTCGGCCGGATCGCCGGCATGGCCTCCGGCATGCTCGCCGTCCTCGCCTACATCGTCTTCGAGGCCTCGATCGTCGGCGTGTTCTCCTACTTCGCCAAGACCACCGTCCACGACCAGCTCGGCGTCGACCTGCCCTGGGTCCTCTACGCCGCCGCGATGCTCGCCGTCACCGCCGTCCTCGCCCACTTCGACATCAACCTGACCGCCAAGGCCCTCGGGGTGATGCTCGTCGCCGAGATCGCCGTGCTCTTCGCCGTCGCCACCGCCGTCCTGATCGCGGGCGGCGGCCCCGACGGCATCCCCGTCGAGCCGGTCAACCCGAAGAACGCCTTCACCGGCGCCTCCGCGGGGCTCGGCCTCTTCTTCGCCTTCTGGTCCTGGGTGGGCTTCGAGTCCACCGCGATGTACGGGGAGGAGTCCCGCGACCCCAAGCGGGTGATCCCCAAGGCGACCCTGATCTCCGTCGTCGGCGTAGGCCTCTTCTACATCTACGTCTCCTGGATGACCATCGCCGGCAACGGCCTGGCCGAGTCGGTGGAACTCTCGGCCTCCGCGAACCCGCTCGACCTGTTCTTCGCGCCCACCGAGACCTTCATCGGCGGCTGGGCCGTGAACGCCTTCCAATGGCTGCTGCTCACCGGCTCCTTCGCCTGCGGCATGGCCTTCCACCAGTGCGCCGCCCGCTACCTGTACGCCATCGGCCGCGAGGGCTTCCTGCACCCCGCGCTCGGCCGCACCCACGTCAAGCACGGCTCGCCCTACGTCTCCTCGGTGGTGCAGACCGCCATCGCCACCGCCCTGGTCGCGCTGTTCTGGCTCACCGGCCAGGACCCGTACATCCACCTCTACACGCTGCTCGCGATCCTCGGCACGATGGCGATCCTCATCGTCCAGACCCTGTGCTCCTTCGCGGTGATCGGCTACTTCCGCAAGAACCACCCCGAGGACCGGCACTGGTTCAAGACGTTCACGGCCCCGCTGATCGGGGGGATCGCCATGGCCGCCGTGGTCGTCCTGCTGGTGGTCAACATGGAGACCGCAGCCGGTCTCGCCGCCGACTCCTTCTTCTTCACCCTCATCCCGTGGATCGTCGGCGTCGTCTTCTTCGGCGGCCTGGGCCTGGGCCTGTGGCTCAAGCTCAAGGCCCCCGAGCGCTACGAGATCATCGGCCGCGTCGTGCTGGAGGACGCCGCCGAACGCGCCGAGGAGCCCGTGCCGTCCGCCGCGTCCACCCTCCGCTGA